The Malassezia japonica chromosome 8, complete sequence genome includes a window with the following:
- a CDS encoding alcohol dehydrogenase (NADP(+)) (COG:Q; EggNog:ENOG503NUUT), translated as MTAPQQVVIDIAYSGLCGTDLHFRKADMVLGHEGVGVISQVGSDVKVLKVGDRVGWGYNHDACGYCNQCWSGDDILCPERQMYGSADLDFGSFGDRAVLNAMYVHKIPDNIPLRLAGPLQCGGATVYAAIVNSAIRPRDRVGVLGLGGLGHLAVQYLAKMGCDVVVFSGTDNKKQQAFELGATDFVATKGNPKFEGVKPIDHLLVSTNQQPDWNTYFSILAPNGSIVPLSVSFEEMKHPYADILMKQLKITGSLVANRQVHREMLEFTARHGIKPMVEELPMTEEGLNTAFDRLEKGDVRYRFVLKSQTTNAE; from the exons ATGA ctgcaccccAGCAGGTGGTGATCGATATCGCCTACTCGGGCCTGTGTGGCACTGACCTGCACTTCCGCAAGGCCGATATGGTGCTGGGCCACGAAGGCGTCGGTGTCATCTCGCAGGTCGGCAGCGATGTCAAGGTGCtcaaggtcggcgaccgtgtcggCTGGGGCTACAACCACGACGCCTGCGGCTACTGCAATCAGTGCTGGTCCGGTGATGACATCCTGTGCCCTGAGCGCCAGATGTACGGCAGCGCAGACCTCGACTTTGGTAGTTTCGGCGACCGTGCAGTGCTCAATGCGATGTACGTGCACAAGATTCCCGACAACATACCCCTTCGCCTCGCTGGCCCTCTGCAGTGTGGTGGTGCGACCGTGTACGCTGCGATTGTGAACTCGGCCATCCGCCCTCGTGACCGTGTGGGTGTGCTGGGTCTCGGTGGCCTTGGCCACCTTGCTGTGCAGTACCTTGCCAAGATGGGTTGCGATGTGGTCGTGTTCAGCGGCACCGACAACAAGAAGCAGCAGGCctttgagctcggcgctaCCGACTTTGTTGCCACCAAAGGAAACCCTAAGTTTGAGGGTGTGAAGCCGATCGACCACCTCCTTGTCTCTACGAACCAGCAGCCCGACTGGAATACCTACTTTTCGATCCTCGCTCCCAACGGCTCGATTGTTCCGCTGTCCGTGTCGTTCGAGGAGATGAAGCACCCCTATGCGGACATTCTCATGAAGCAGCTCAAGATCACCGGTAGCCTCGTGGCCAACCGCCAGGTGCAccgcgagatgctcgagttCACCGCGCGTCACGGCATCAAGCCGATGGTTGAGGAGCTCCCGATGACCGAGGAAGGCCTCAACACTGCCTTTGACCGCCTTGAGAAGGGTGATGTGCGCTACCGCTTCGTCCTCAAGTCGCAGACGACCAACGCCGAGTAA
- a CDS encoding alcohol dehydrogenase (NADP(+)) (COG:Q; EggNog:ENOG503NUUT) → MSTQVELGTVFKGSKSGKIVQAKGATRELHPQQVVIDIAYSGLCGTDLHFRKADMVLGHEGVGVISQVGSDVKVLKVGDRVGWGYNHDACGYCNQCWSGDDILCPERQMYGSADLDFGSFGDRAVLNAMYVHKIPDNIPLRLAGPLQCGGATVYAAIVNSAIRPRDRVGVLGLGGLGHLAVQYLAKMGCDVVVFSGTDNKKQQAFELGATDFVATKGNPKFEGVKPIDHLLVSTNQQPDWNTYFSILAPNGSIVPLSVSFEEMKHPYADILMKQLKITGSLVANRQVHREMLEFTARHGIKPMVEELPMTEEGLNTAFDRLEKGDVRYRFVLKSQTTNAE, encoded by the coding sequence ATGAGTACGCAAGTGGAACTCGGAACGGTTTTCAAGGGTAGCAAGAGCGGCAAGATTGTCCAAGCCAAGGGCGCtacgcgcgagctgcaccccCAGCAGGTGGTGATCGATATCGCCTACTCGGGCCTGTGTGGCACTGACCTGCACTTCCGCAAGGCCGATATGGTGCTGGGCCACGAAGGCGTCGGTGTCATCTCGCAGGTCGGCAGCGATGTCAAGGTGCtcaaggtcggcgaccgtgtcggCTGGGGCTACAACCACGACGCCTGCGGCTACTGCAATCAGTGCTGGTCCGGTGATGACATCCTGTGCCCTGAGCGCCAGATGTACGGCAGCGCAGACCTCGACTTTGGTAGTTTCGGCGACCGTGCAGTGCTCAATGCGATGTACGTGCACAAGATTCCCGACAACATACCCCTTCGCCTCGCTGGCCCTCTGCAGTGTGGTGGTGCGACCGTGTACGCTGCGATTGTGAACTCGGCCATCCGCCCTCGTGACCGTGTGGGTGTGCTGGGTCTCGGTGGCCTTGGCCACCTTGCTGTGCAGTACCTTGCCAAGATGGGTTGCGATGTGGTCGTGTTCAGCGGCACCGACAACAAGAAGCAGCAGGCctttgagctcggcgctaCCGACTTTGTTGCCACCAAAGGAAACCCTAAGTTTGAGGGTGTGAAGCCGATCGACCACCTCCTTGTCTCTACGAACCAGCAGCCCGACTGGAATACCTACTTTTCGATCCTCGCTCCCAACGGCTCGATTGTTCCGCTGTCCGTGTCGTTCGAGGAGATGAAGCACCCCTATGCGGACATTCTCATGAAGCAGCTCAAGATCACCGGTAGCCTCGTGGCCAACCGCCAGGTGCAccgcgagatgctcgagttCACCGCGCGTCACGGCATCAAGCCGATGGTTGAGGAGCTCCCGATGACCGAGGAAGGCCTCAACACTGCCTTTGACCGCCTTGAGAAGGGTGATGTGCGCTACCGCTTCGTCCTCAAGTCGCAGACGACCAACGCCGAGTAA
- a CDS encoding alcohol dehydrogenase (NADP(+)) (COG:Q; EggNog:ENOG503NUUT): protein MTAPQQVVIDIAYSGLCGTDLHFRKADMVLGHEGVGVISQVGSDVKVLKVGDRVGWGYNHDACGYCNQCWSGDDILCPERQMYGSADLDFGSFGDRAVLNAMYVHKIPDNIPLRLAGPLQCGGATVYAAIVNSAIRPRDRVGVLGLGGLGHLAVQYLAKMGCDVVVFSGTNSKKQQAMDLGATDFVAAKENPKFEGVKPIDHLLVSTSQQPDWDAYFSIMAPSGTVVPLTVSFEEMKHPYAEILMKQLKITGSLVANRLVHREMLEFSARHDIKPMVEELPMTEEGVNTAVERLEKGDVRYRFVLKSQRTNAE from the exons ATGA ctgcaccccAGCAGGTGGTGATCGATATCGCCTACTCGGGCCTGTGTGGCACTGACCTGCACTTCCGCAAGGCCGATATGGTGCTGGGCCACGAAGGCGTCGGTGTCATCTCGCAGGTCGGCAGCGATGTCAAGGTGCtcaaggtcggcgaccgtgtcggCTGGGGCTACAACCACGACGCCTGCGGCTACTGCAATCAGTGCTGGTCCGGTGATGACATCCTGTGCCCTGAGCGCCAGATGTACGGCAGCGCAGACCTCGACTTTGGTAGTTTCGGCGACCGTGCAGTGCTCAATGCGATGTACGTGCACAAGATTCCCGACAACATACCCCTTCGCCTCGCTGGCCCTCTGCAGTGTGGTGGTGCGACCGTGTACGCTGCGATTGTGAACTCGGCCATCCGCCCTCGTGACCGTGTGGGTGTGCTGGGTCTCGGTGGCCTTGGCCACCTTGCTGTGCAGTACCTTGCCAAGATGGGCTGCGATGTGGTCGTGTTCAGCGGCACCAACAGCAAGAAGCAGCAGGCCATGGATCTTGGCGCCACCGACTTTGTTGCCGCCAAGGAGAACCCCAAGTTTGAGGGTGTGAAGCCGATCGACCACCTCCTTGTCTCTACGAGCCAGCAGCCCGACTGGGATGCGTACTTCTCTATTATGGCTCCGAGTGGTACCGTGGTACCGCTCACGGTTTCGTTCGAGGAGATGAAGCACCCCTACGCGGAGATTCTCATGAAGCAGCTCAAGATCACCGGCAGCCTCGTGGCCAACCGCCTGGTGCAccgcgagatgctcgagttCTCGGCTCGCCACGACATCAAGCCGATGGTTGAGGAGCTCCCGATGACCGAGGAGGGCGTCAACActgcggtcgagcgcctcgagaagggcgacgtgcgctaCCGCTTCGTCCTCAAGTCGCAGCGTACCAACGCCGAGTAG